Within Spinacia oleracea cultivar Varoflay chromosome 4, BTI_SOV_V1, whole genome shotgun sequence, the genomic segment GTCTGCCAGACTGCCTATACCAATGCTGTATGAGGCAATAAATAATGCTTGCACATTCCTCAGATTCATTTCTATTGAAATGTTGTAGCAATTTAAAGCACTTAAGTAACCATATAACCTCAATTATATAACAGCACAAGTGTTTTCTAGATATTGGCGACTCTGCTAGCAATTTAAAGCATTGTTCTGAATGCATTTTCAAGGATATTTACTCATCTGACTGTCAAACATTCCCTTAAAAAACCCTATTTTGAACAGTCCAGCGAACAAATCGACTGAAGCATCATACATCCAGCATCCACTGTATGACCAATCGCCTACCCAAAGAAAAgaaacgaaaagaaaagaaagaaatataAATTAGAGAGACATATATGAAGTTCATAATTATTACCAATTAAAACGTATGTGCCTTTCTCTTCCGTCTTCTCATCAGTTTCACCCACCAACAGTGATATCAAATGAACCGCCTTACTAAACAAATCAGCTACCAAAAATGTTATGGCTTCTAAGAGCTGCAAGACATACAGGATCCGTCCCTTCTCGTAAATAAATTGTTGAGTCAGATAAGATCTATGGCTTCTAAAAGCTGAGTCATATTCTAAATCTTACCCTTCTGGAAATTATTCCACCAGATAAGATCTGCAGAAGTATATAAAAGAAAACATATGTTTAAACTTAACAGGTCAGCATCACAGGCCAACCATTGAATCTTTTTCTTAAAAGAAATTATCAGAGAATCATGAGAAAAAGATGAGTATCTCAACGTGTCCTCCAAACTTCAAATTACTGATTATTTGCTTTCTAAATAAATCAACACCTCTATGGCTTCACCCCCACCTCATCAAAATTAGAAAGAAAGACCATAATCCATGCAAGACCAGAGGCATATTTTAATTTTGAGCTTAACAATGAAGTGTTCCATTTGAAGCAGAGACAACCAAACAATTACTCGGAAGGCATTGTACAAATGCAACAGAAACATAGTCCGCAGGAAAAGAACTAAATATTTCCTCAGTAGGTGATCCCACAACAGTTGCAGGGAAACCAAAGGTCTCACCACGTACTCCAAACAGCCTCCGACACAATCATGGTGAGCAACCATAACATCATAGAAGAAATTTTTCAGGGAGCTCTAATAAGAAAAGGTATATTCTTTAACTACAATCACTTTGTACAATTTCCAAGGAAAAAAATCTTCGCAGGCTTTCGGACACGAAACATATTGTTTACATTGACACCACAGATAGCAAACACAATTTAAGTAAAGGCTTTCAACTCAAAAGGAACTTCGAATTTCCATATAGGCCGGACAAGGTAAAGAATGAGTGAATGCCGAAGAGGAGGAAAATAAGAGAATTTAAAAACATTAACAGATTGATAGTATATATCCAAAAACATCTTGCAGGTGCCAAAAGCGTGTATGTACTTCCCGTTCCCACACTTTTGACAGAAGAAAATATCTCCAAGAAATGCCCACCAACACCAACATAGTCAGTGTTAAATTCTAAAAACTCCTCCAAATGCTAACTTACAAAATCTAATAAAACCATATCTAGAATAGTTGACTAATTAAGTCTCCATCACCAACAATCCACACAAGCCGCTTATATAAATTAGTAAAGTTTAAAAGGAAACAACCTATTATTCGTAACATCCAGATCGTCATCTACGAGAACTGGGGATGCAGGTTGCAATAATTCTAGTTTTGACCATAAGCTCCTAAAAATGCGGGGGAATTACTGTGCTTCCCAGAGACACAAAAAATGCCATATTTTTTTCATGGATAGTTTTATTTTCAACATCAGTCTTTTCCTAGATTTCGTTTGGTGAACCCTCATACCCCTCAAGCATAAAACAGTTAATTGGAAGTTGGAACATACTACAAAAAAACGACAAAAAGTTCCCATGTTGCATTCATTTAACTTCCAATTCATGTCGGAAGAGCCATCTAAGAAAGATTTCCCTTCAAGTGATCTCAAAATGtgtcatccaaaatcaaaacacTCCAGGAAGCTAATTGCTCTTATAGAAGTTATGGTGAACTTGGAAGTTCTGCATAAGCATCTAGTGTTTGAGGAAAAACAAAGGGGTGTCCTCAAGGACAAACAAGGCCCACCGGCTACCGGAATTCTGGTGCTCTGTTGCCGAAGCGAATCCGGCAATTACACATCTATCAACAGCATATGATCTTTGAAGTTCCATTGACTGATTCACAAATTTAGAAATAATAGATCACTACTTCAACATATTTTCTCAATACAAaaaattttaatattctaaaatgttctataaattttaatattctaaaaagTGTTAATATAAATGCAATTACCCCCACAAAAATACCAAATCTTTTTCACATCCAAACTGAACGAACTGACTCTAAATGAATTATAGCAATTAAGAGAAAAACAGATTAAACACTATAAAAAAGTTAAAGGGCATTCATAGATTTTTCACTAATAATTAAgagaataaattttttttttttaaattgatcTCGGAAAAAGTAGAAGAGAAAAGAAGAATTACTTACAGAAACTGCGCATGACTGAAGCATTTGGTTCAAACAAGGAACAGAAGAAGATCAAGTTTGCCGCATTGATGCAACTTAGAATGAGCCCGTCATCCATCTAACCAAAACAATGATTCGTTCACTTTTGAGTATGTCTCCAGACCGCCATATTGGCTCATATGCATAAAAGACATCGTCATTACAAAGACTCGAAAGGAAactttaactaattgattgaaGAATATATACGGTGTAATTAATAATAGTAGAATATTTTCTTTGTGTCATAAACATCGCAACCTCTTGTTTTTTATACTGTTCATATTATGcgttagtttattttttttgtgatttctgcctaagaaaaaaaaattgtagtcaggtgagatcttgttaaatttgtATAGAtatttattttctaaatataaaactttataatttttacttatacataaTTCGAGATATTAAGAATCAAAGTATGAATTGGAAAACGTAAAGTCAAtcatggtgcaatatttaacgAACGGAGGAAGTTAAAAAGTTAGCCTTATATGTAGTTTTTGTATACTTTTAGTACCGACTACAGAGTCACATTCTAGACATTTTAGGAGATAGGGGTCCTTTTTAGGGGCAATATAGTCCTTTCATACgttaatgtgagagttttaaaTAAATGCGTGCGTCAAATTAAGGTTAACCGTGTCAAACTAATGATGGCATAAACAAATACTTCGTAATACTCGTGTATCACTATCAACGTTATGAAGAGTGTTATGGCACATTTTATACGACCTTGATTAACGTCAACGCGAGAATAAGACAGTGCATAACAATTACACTATGCATACCTATACATCTACCTCTATATGCACAGTGCATACAAttgggggtgtttggttaggacAGGCCCGACTCAAACGATAATGGAGCCCTGTGCTAATGTCAAAAATAGGCCCATTTTTTTTAAGATAAGGACCTATAAGAAATTTTTGAATCCATAATCTGCAAGTGGACATAAATTTAAAAAACACAATAAATTAGATAGCCACAACAAGAagtaaaaaaccaaaaagtttAACCACAAAATAAATTGAcactataataataaaaatgtacTACTTTTATGGAGGAAGTAAAAACCCAAGTCACAAAAACATAACAGGAAAAAACATCAatgaaatggtacatgttttaatcGGAATGGTACTCTGATTTTTATGAAATGGTACTCTTTTTAatgaaatggtacatgtttttatcgAAATGGTACTCTgtttaacgaaatggtactctttttttaatgaaatggtaCTCTTTTATAAATAAATGGTACATGTTTGACGCTGTGATGTATTTGCTCACACATCACAGCATGTCGCCTCTCCAACCTCACTTTTATGACTTCTTGCTTTGCAGCTCTGCCAAAGGAGTTTGGGAAAAGACAAATCACGAGAGAGAAAGTATTGAAGGCCCATTTACATGCtgcaattgtttttttttttttttgcgttcAGTCCAAGATTCACCAAACTCGGGGGCCTTTCAAGATGAGTCTATGTTCCGTGTCCCACCTTGGACAGGTACAGGGTTGGGCCTGGGTTATGAGAGGTTtgagataaaaaaaataattggaGTGAATGAGAGGTTCGACCTTTAGAAAAGTTAATTGGAAATGTTGGTTATGAGATGTTTGGAAAAGAGTTAGGTGAAAAACTGAAATAGCTCAATATATgagctttttgcaattagaAGTTTGAGAAACTGAATGAATATGACTTTTTTGTCCTACTATTGCCTATAATTACAACCATTGTCAATTAACTTTGGTACCCTGCATTATTTCTCTCCTACAAACATTACTCACACTTCCTTATTCATTTCACCCTATTTACTAGACttgttttttgttgtaataaattttatattattactTTGAAGCAATTGAAAACTATTGCAATCATGCATGTAATATCATTAATTAGTAATATTTCTCTATTtgtaaataatatattatttaagttttaaattaagagtaatttttttttaaaaaaataagtcgTTCTCGATGAAATccttatagaaaaaggaaaacaatGAACTTTGAATTACTTTAAACAATTAAGAAATGAACGAGATATCTTAATTGTAAAATGAAAAAACTTTAAAGTGGTAGTGATTCCAAACAAAAACATTATTTAAGGGTAGTAAACTACCATAAAATGTTCATAAGGTAGTTTGGACAAAAATggtgtatttttttttgaaggtaaaattagttcattaatgaaaatagtcatacgacatctacaatagaAATCAAAACTAACAAATACAAAACAACTTGAATCAAAAGAAATTCTAATCCGGCAAAACCACGATCATTGTGGATGCAAATCTGACAATGATAAGTACCCTCTTTCACATCGATGTTTGATACAACCTTCAACGAGGAGGTCTTTGATATGTTGTAGCATTTGGAgtgaattaaattcgaattaatTGATTGTAGATGTAGAACTGACATCCGTTGTAACATCGCGCAAATCTTCATCAATAAATCAACTTTCCCGGCTAAATTAACAATATAGCCTCAAACTCTCACAAGGAGAGAGATAAATCCCAATAAATGGGTAGAGATAACACAATAAATGGGTAACAAAACTTGGAGTTTTATTTTGAACATGAAATCAAAAGctagaaaaaaaaacaagaaaagaagGGCTTACCATCAACCTAATGGTTGGTGGTAGCTCCTAAAAAAGTAGGGttttgaaagagaaagagagaaaagagaaaaaaaaaaggagaggaGCGTCTTGAAACAAGTTAAAAGTGgggtatttttaaggtagtaaataccaaaactCCCGTGAGCTGacttatattaatttttttcgGATATTTTACATGTAAACATAGGAGGAATAACTACGACTACCTTATCTCAGATGTGAATAGTAGTGTGCCAATGGCACCTCTAAATACCATGTACACGCATTCTAACCCATAACTTTTGTTCTATGTTGCTGTACTAGAAAACGAAGAAAATCCATTTGCAGATGTGTTGTAGAGGTCATCACTCTTGCACAAGGCGTACAACACATCTACTATACCGGGGCGCTTTGAGGGATCCTTATTAACACAAGCAACAGCCACAGTCATCATATTTGTCAAAGCCTCAACCGAGTAAGATTCCTTTTCAAGTGACTTATCCATCTGCCATTCCATCAACTTCTTCACCCTTTCTGTCTCATCAGTGCACTCCCATATTTCATGAGCACTCATCCAAAGCACTTTTCCCTCATCATCAATGGACTGCCTACCTGAAATCAACTCAAGCAAAACTACTCCAAATGAAAACACATCCATTTTCGGAGAGACTACACCATCAGACAAGTATTCAGGTGCAATATAGCCTTGGGTTCCAACAATGTGCATTGTAATAGCATTACACCCTGATTTTGCTAATCCAAAATTAGCAATTTTAGCTCTCATATTGCTGTCAAGGAGAATGTTGCTGCTCTTTATGTCTTTGTGAACCACTTGTGGCCTTGTATGTTCATGGATGTATTGAAGACCATTTGCAATATCGATTGAGATTTTTAGTCTAGCCTTCCAGTTTAATAACTTTCCCTTGTTCTCGTGTAGCCACAAGTAAAGAGATCCATTTTCGATGTACTCATACACCAGGTAGCAACTAGCATCCTCAGGGTCTATTGAAAACCCTTCCAACTTCACCAGGTTTCCATGATTCACCTGCTTATACCAAGAGAAAATTATTAATAAAGGAGCTTATAAGCCAAAACTAAACCTACCTCAATTACGGAATAAGGTAGTTCAACAATCAAAGCAACACTTCAGCAAAATCTAGTATATTACGGGTCTAATCACTTTAAATCACATAACAGCCACCTTTTTACAAAGTTGAGTACTATTTATATGAACTTCAAGGTGACATTCATGAAAAATTGTACTCGATTGACCAAGGCGGCCACTAATTAAGCTCATTGTGTAGCAATATACCCGTTGAGTACAAGACTAATTGGAACTACTACAATCCCCCAAAGAAAATTCAAATAAGAATATTAAAGAAAGAAGGTAATCCAAGTCACTCAAGTCTCAGAAAAGTCATGAATGAGACAATTAAATAGCTTATCTTGACTTCTGAAGAAAAAAACAATACTAATTCTGTTTCTGTTTCTGTTTCTGTTTCATATTAGAATACTGAACAGTGGGAATTACAGAACATGCTCATTATTATAAGATCACCAAAATCAGGAATGTGTTATTATTTTATCAAGTTTAATTGTGTTGGGAATCTGAATTTGCACATAATTCACCAATGAGTAATAACACTACTCGTTAGAAATTGTTCTTCTTTCTGCTTCAAAATCATTCATCGTAGGCTTCGTAGCTTTAATATAACAGAACCTCGAATAATTAACTCACAATTTCAAATTAGATCATTGTCAATGAGTCAACAATCATCAGCTAACAACTACTATATTTAGCAATTGTGTTATCTTCACTAACCTCAATGATACCGCCTTTTTCAAGTCTTAGTCTCTCACCCAATCGTAACGGTTTtcatttgcatcatatttcaaaGACTTTTCTTCTTTCTAGTAAGGTAACGTTACAATTCATACTTCAAGTACTTGAAATCAAATCAAAACGCTAACCTAGCCTAAGGTTACCGATCTTGTACAAAGCAATCCTAGGTGAACTCGGGGATCAATAAAACATATCTTTAGACTAACTTATATGGAATAATACCTAGTACTTCATAGACTTGTGGCGGTACCTTGGATAGTTATGCACTTATGGTAGTACATTCTTACGGGAGTATAATGGAAGAACagttattttctttatttcgcAGATCAACCTATCAACCAGAACATGCATAAGCTACACAAATCTACCTAATACTTTGTATCAATCTTACCTAACAAGGGTAAAATTGCATCAAGAATAGTGAATCAGTTCCAAAAGAATCATACGATtgataaataaaaacaaagatTAAACCAAGTGAAAATAGTCAGAAAATTTACCTAATATCAACCTATCAACCCATGAACATACATAATCTACACAAAATCTAACTAATAGTGATCTTACCTAGCAAAGGTGCATTACATATTACTACTTGTATATGCATCAAGAATAATAAATCTAGTCCCAAAAGGATCATACAACCGACGAAAAACATAGATTAAGTAAAAATACTCGGCATTTACCTTCTGTAAGATCTTCAATTCTTCATAAGCATTCCACTTCATCTTCTTAATAGCAAAGAATCTCCCATCAATACAACCCTTATAAACAGAACCTTGAATCACACACTTCTCATCAAACCCATCAGTAGCTTTTCTCAATTCAGCAATCTCATAAATCTTATACTTGTCCAAAGTATCAGAAACATCAGCCAACAACATATTCTGCTCTAACTGCTTCAATATCCTCCTTTCGCCGCCTTTTCCTGCACTCTCCTGCATCGAAATCACCTCCAAATCTCTCTCCTTCAACTTCCTCCTATACTCAATTTCTCTAAAAATCAACAACCCAGTCACCAAAACAAGCAACAAAACACTCACACCCAACCCAACTCCTAATCCAACAACAGCCCCTTTATGATCAATTATATTATTCACCACAGTAGTATTCTGATTGTTATCATTAGtctgattattattattagtctGATTCGTAGTAGGAACAACACCAGGGGGTTGGTTAAGCACGACAAGTTTTGAAACCGGCACGAAAACCGTGTCCATTTGTGTAAGACTACTCGCATTATTATTAGCATCAACAATCGATTGTCTACTCACATTGAACAAGGAAGCAACAGTGTCTAAAGTATCCTCATGCAGAAAAACATAAGAAATCAAGAAATTAACATTATTCCTCAACTGGGTATTGCTAGGACACTTACAgaatataggaaaatatacatCAATCCCAACTGGAATATTCAGAGCCTCGAGAGTTGGATTAACAAGTTCAACAGATTGATAAGTTGTAAGATCACCGAATAAATCATGAGAAACGTCGTAAAAATTGTCACCAGGTTTGATGGTGTAAGTCATGTTGGAAAAGGAGAGAGATTGATTGTGAAGAGGGTGACACCCACATGAGATGGGGATGAAAAGGGGTTGATtagggaggagagaggaagatgGGTCTGAAATATTACTCGGTTTTGAGATGCTGAGCCTGCTGACATTGAAGAGGTCTGCAATTGCAGCAAGGTTCAATAAATCTGGGGATTTTGTGGCTGAATCTGGGGCTTTTGCTCTGTATAATACATAGGTTTGGCAAGGGTAAGGTGTCATTGTGCTGTTGTTTGTGCAAGTGTAGCCAGGAGTTGGGGGTTGAGCATTGGAATCATGAATTATGTTGAGGGAAATTACAAGGATTATTAGATAATGCAAATTATTTGGAAACATTTcttttagattttgattttgtaatataagggggaattttatttattttatagagAAATTATGGGTTTTGTAGGAGAAATTTGAGAAAGAGTCAAGTTTTGGGATTTGTTTTAGTGTGAATTGTATTAATGTTGGTCATTgaagtgtttgattttgtatgATGATATTGACTCTTAAATTAGGAAGTAGTCAATTGCACAAAATGAATGACATTGTGCaagctgtcaaaaaaaaaaagaatgacATTGTGCAACTTTCTCGTGCTAAGTTGCTATAATAGACTAGCGGTGAATTCGTGATTGAACGCTATTATTCCTAAATGGTTAACGTCATTTTGCTATAAAGAATGTAATGAAGATACTCACCGTCTTGCTAAATGAGCGGTGCCTTCTTTGGTGATGAAATAGAAAGACTTAGTGTTCTAGTAAACATAATTTTAAGGATATATTCAAACAAAATCGAATTTATACTTTTCGTAATTGGTTTCGAAGAAATATATATCCATAAAAGAAAAGCTCAATCAAAACTATGGAATACAAAAAGAGGCTCAATCAAATTAAAATAGTGTTCACAAATCAGGATGCCTCCTTTAATTTCCGATATATTTTCCGATTATACTCAATGCGAAAACTAGCTTTTGTTCCAAGATATGGCCATATGGCCACGACTCTTACTTTGTTATGTTCACAAGTacaaagtacggagtatatactcACTACATGTCTACCCATATATCAGATATtccaccttttttttttatatatatatatatatatataaattagtTTACCCTCTTCGTGATTATTAGTACATTTCAAGGAATTGGAGCGTGGTGACTTTATATGCAAGTACCTTAGCCTCATTGAGAGTCTTTGCCTTTGGATGTTTTTGTTTTGGATAAGGTTAATCTTGTGGGGCTTTTGGGGCGCAATTCCTCTGATGTTTTTTCGCAAGATTAATCCAGCAAGTGACCAAGAATGTCCCACTGGCTCATTAGCAAATATTGATCCTTGAAATATCAGAAACTCCTTTAGGCTCATTTACCCCTCGACAGTATAGCTTCTTAATGTAATTTACTAAAAAAAAGAGATTGGTTCCCCTTAAAAAGCCAGTTCTAATAAGTAGAAATTAGTTATAATTATGAAAAAATCAGGTTAATAATCACATACTATAAAGTTAACCCACTAGgaatcaataaaaatcattctaaataagtaaaaatcagTTTAACCAAAATCAgtaaaattaatttcagttcTTAAAAATCAGGGGCCTAAGTTTTAGATCCAAATTTGAGGTTTCTCCTACTTTTTATGGCTTACATATTTGTTGTTAGTTTTCTAAAGAACAGATATCtggaaacaaaaaacgatacAGAACGAGAATTAAATTTCAAGCTTTCAATGTTCATCAAACTTCAACTGTCATATGAACTAAAAAAAGAAACACTGGTTGAGTCGACTATCATAATAGGGAGTAATAAAAGATAACATTCCAGGCCAACAGAAAGTTATTCACCAACTGGTGTTTTTAATTCTTTATGTTTTGCGCAGGGAAACAAACGGCACAAAGAAGCATACGCCTGAAGATGATTCAAGGGCCCTTAAGCTAGCTATTATGCAGTATGTCCCGAGCCAGGAACTTCAGCAGATTCAAAACTGAAAAGTATACAGCAAGATTGTGTCAGTTCTTCTGCAAATTAATGGTAATTTTGCAAAAATACACAGCACATTAACACTTAACACCTCATATTTCACAGTTTACTCTAGATTAGTATTTAAACCAAAAGATTCAACTTATCAGGCATAAACCAAAGGACCACCTGTAAGGTGGACAGTAAATCTATACTCAGGGGTATGATTAAATGAAATTCGGGTTGATTTTTTAGACTGGCTTCTGTGGTTATTAACTTCATTTTGAGTTAGAAGCCATGCCTCTGAAGAAATCCATAAGAAAAGTGCCTACCTGGTGTCCAGTATGGAAAAGCTCTTAAACTACCATATGAAAACTAAGCCATTGGAGTAGGTGCATCCCAATGTTTTAGGACCAGTGCAACCAAGAGTTAAAGAAAGTTCATCAAGTTTAAGAAAATCAATGGAGATCCACCTCCAAAAGGAGCAAGTGAAATGAAGAGCAAGATCGAGTCACATTAAATAATTGCAAGAAGTTATTCAAAAAGTTACTTAGATAGCTAAAGTTTACAGAACTTATAAAACCTAATCCTTTAACATTCAATTGCGAAACCTCCCAAGACAGTGTTGTTAGACAAATATACACAGAGAAGCAACTGAGTTAACAGAGTGGAAAGATCAATGAAATAAAAGATTCAAGGAAGAAAAACCGAACAAAATCTATGGATACTAGTTAGTTTACGACAAATATAATAATACAATCCATCCCGCGTAATGGGGATCcaagttaaaaaaaaactctttaCATTTCTAACATAAGCACGATGCACGAAGGTTGCAAAAACGCTTTTGACCCAAAAGTCATAAGCACGATGCAGGAGGATTTCAATAGTTCTATTATAAAACTGATGCCTAATTAATGTCTCTAGCTGACTCAAGTTTGTGTGCCAGCTTAGATGCTATCACCACCTTGGAAGAATGTAAGGACAAATTTTGTTGGCTAAGAGAAAAGTCTGTATGCTTCTGAATGCAGAAGCTTGGAAAGTAAAAGCACTATTTTGAACTTAAGATTGAGAGAACAAAGGGCgagtttatttttttcttaGCAAAAGTATTTCCAAAATCACAAGCAATCTAACCCAATGGAGGTCAAAGATGGGAAATGCTCTATAGGAAAATATTAGAGGATATTACGATGTATATGCAGCTAGACAGCTAGTGTCTATGTCACACTAAATTGATCTCACATCTCACTCATAGTAAGCATGGTGAGTGGCACAGCCTTTTttcaataaatataaaatatgcAATTCTCTACGACCTTAAAAAAGAAATTGGCATAATGGTTAAATAAACGTGAGAAGGAAAAGTTTAATCGTTTAACACTCCCCACaccctaaataaataaataaaggaaaCTGCTAAACGTAGCCTTAGCCCTTAAGGGAAGCTAAATTAGTATAAGGAAAAAATCTAAGCATCTAAATCACACCAAATGCATGATTACGTAACCTTCATGCGCTGAGATGCCTAATATGTCTTTGAATTAGCTGATGACGGGAGTCTCTACCAAACACAAATGCATGAATGTGGTGGCTGGGCCTAGCTTGGGTGCAGGTGTGGCCAATTTTCTGATTGtcatatttttttcaaaatatcagTGACTAGATCCTTACTATCTGTTTAACACTGATTTGTTAACCCTAAGGAGATAGTGTTGCCAAAACTTCAGCCAAAATCACTCTTTGTAAAAGaccttttcctttttttggtCAGTTACTCGATGGCAATAAATCCCtagatattttttctttttcatacACACAAAAACATTTACTCCTTAAACAGTACATTCATGTCTTCTGTTCTGGTTAGTAATCTCTTTGTCCTCCATCTACCGCTTCACATACGGAAGAGCCTGTGCTCGAGGAGAGGCTCTTTTTTCTGATctgtaatattatttttttcaaaaaatcagTGACGAGATCCTCGTGGTCTGATTTATTCCACAACTGATTTGATAACCATAAGGATATTGTCTTACCGCAACTTCACCCTGAAATCACGATTCATAATAGAGCTTTTCCTTTTTCTGTCAGCTACTCAATGACAATAAAATCCCTAGCCTTTATCCTTTCTCATACACACAAAAatactcaatcctaaaacactGCACTCATGTGTCGTATCATCTTATCTGAGTAGTAATAATTTTATCTTTAATCCATTGGTTTGCACAGTAAAGAGATACAGATTGAGTTTCACTAGAGGTCCATTGCTAAGTATACATAGGTACTTCTGCAAGGTAAATTCTACTTTAGGGCAATGATCCTCTCATGCGAATCATACCACAACCATTCTCCCAGATAAGCTCCTTCTTATTCTTCTTGTAGTAAGTCTATCTTTACAACAGATCAAGCCATCAAGGGATATTTTTTTCCTTGTTcctaacgattttttttttttcgtggTTAAAAGTTACACATTTATTTTCACCAAAATGGCAGGAggagaaaaagaaaattatggAGATAAGAACAATACCAAACTGCTCTGGCACGGTTTCGGTGGGGTTGGTGATTGGGAGAGGTTGGGTCTGGGGAGGCCGAAGGCTGGGGGTGGattgaagtattattttctATAAATATTAGAATAGTGTCAAATTGggtatatttaataattaattggaTGATTAATGTTGACTACTTGATTGGTAACTTTGAGACTTTCAATATGTAATAAAGGGCTTAAGGGGGTTCTTTTCTATCTTTGTAAAAATTGTAATTACGTATGGTTTTGGGAATAAATCCCCCAGTAAGGGGTAGATTTGGATAAATAATCCTATTATGAATACCAAAAACCCTTTTTTCTTAGAGTTCTAGAATGAATGGGTGACCGCTTTAGCAGTTTAGCAAGGTGTGTGTGAGTGAGGACAAAGTGTGTTATAAGTTGAATTATATGTGGGGTTAATCTTAAGACATAAAAAGAATGTGATAAACACACACAACTCAAAACACA encodes:
- the LOC110793052 gene encoding serine/threonine receptor-like kinase NFP, with amino-acid sequence MFPNNLHYLIILVISLNIIHDSNAQPPTPGYTCTNNSTMTPYPCQTYVLYRAKAPDSATKSPDLLNLAAIADLFNVSRLSISKPSNISDPSSSLLPNQPLFIPISCGCHPLHNQSLSFSNMTYTIKPGDNFYDVSHDLFGDLTTYQSVELVNPTLEALNIPVGIDVYFPIFCKCPSNTQLRNNVNFLISYVFLHEDTLDTVASLFNVSRQSIVDANNNASSLTQMDTVFVPVSKLVVLNQPPGVVPTTNQTNNNNQTNDNNQNTTVVNNIIDHKGAVVGLGVGLGVSVLLLVLVTGLLIFREIEYRRKLKERDLEVISMQESAGKGGERRILKQLEQNMLLADVSDTLDKYKIYEIAELRKATDGFDEKCVIQGSVYKGCIDGRFFAIKKMKWNAYEELKILQKVNHGNLVKLEGFSIDPEDASCYLVYEYIENGSLYLWLHENKGKLLNWKARLKISIDIANGLQYIHEHTRPQVVHKDIKSSNILLDSNMRAKIANFGLAKSGCNAITMHIVGTQGYIAPEYLSDGVVSPKMDVFSFGVVLLELISGRQSIDDEGKVLWMSAHEIWECTDETERVKKLMEWQMDKSLEKESYSVEALTNMMTVAVACVNKDPSKRPGIVDVLYALCKSDDLYNTSANGFSSFSSTAT